From one Brevibacterium sp. 'Marine' genomic stretch:
- a CDS encoding SRPBCC family protein encodes MTESLTFADSISINADPATVYRTVADVTRTGEWSPVCRECWWDDGDGPRPGAWFTGRNVTPDREWETRSQVVVADEGRAFGWSVGPGRVNWTYSMQETEEGTRLTESWEFLPAGQEFFAEKYGARATEEIAARAASARTGIPETLAAIKQVIERP; translated from the coding sequence ATGACCGAGTCTCTCACCTTCGCAGATTCCATCTCCATCAACGCTGACCCGGCGACGGTCTACCGAACCGTTGCGGACGTGACCCGAACCGGAGAATGGTCTCCGGTCTGCCGCGAATGCTGGTGGGACGACGGCGATGGCCCGCGGCCGGGAGCCTGGTTCACCGGCCGCAACGTCACCCCTGACCGCGAATGGGAGACCCGCAGCCAGGTCGTCGTCGCCGACGAGGGACGGGCGTTCGGGTGGAGCGTGGGACCCGGCCGAGTCAACTGGACTTACAGCATGCAGGAAACCGAGGAAGGCACGCGGCTCACCGAATCGTGGGAGTTTCTGCCTGCGGGGCAGGAGTTCTTCGCAGAGAAGTACGGTGCGCGTGCGACCGAGGAGATCGCTGCACGCGCCGCTTCCGCGCGGACCGGCATTCCCGAGACTCTCGCAGCGATCAAACAGGTCATCGAACGCCCCTAG
- a CDS encoding formate--tetrahydrofolate ligase codes for MTTDMDIALSAELDPIVDIAAGLGLDAQDIIPHGWTKAKVPIDVLDRAAETAADGKLILVTAMSPTPAGEGKTTTSIGLADGLNELARSNPEVGQAVLALREPSMGPVFGMKGGAAGGGYAQVVPMEDINLHFTGDFAAIAAANNLAATMLDNHIHFGNSLDVDPRRIHLRRVVDLNDRALRGVVVGLGGLNGGVPREDAFDIVVASEVMAVFCLATSLADLKERLGRIVLAHSRGREPITVADIGAAGAMTALLRNALAPNLVQTLEHSPAFIHGGPFANIAHGCNSLLATKAGLALGDWVVTEAGFGADLGAEKFLDIKCRTAGIWPSAVVVVATLRALKYHGGVDVADVNSPDVSAVLEGMSNLELHCRNLREIYGLTPVVCFNRFPTDTDEEMAAAISHLDGLGIAAVESTHWADGGKGALALAEAVVEAAGGAGAGAGASASNGGDAEFRTIRDEDRGEGPHDSSGTRPPREDPAASARYSYELDQPLEDKIRTIAQRIYQAKDVDLPAKVKRKLKQFTEEGNGDAPVCIAKTQYSLSTDASLRGAPTDHIIEVKDVRLSAGAGFIVVIAGDIMTMPGLPREPSALKIDVTEDGNITGLF; via the coding sequence ATGACCACAGATATGGATATTGCGCTCAGCGCCGAGCTCGATCCCATCGTCGACATCGCCGCTGGGCTGGGTCTCGACGCGCAGGACATCATTCCCCACGGATGGACGAAGGCGAAGGTGCCCATCGACGTCCTCGATCGGGCGGCCGAGACTGCCGCGGACGGCAAACTCATCCTCGTCACCGCCATGAGCCCGACCCCGGCCGGTGAGGGAAAGACCACGACGAGCATCGGCCTGGCAGACGGACTCAACGAACTCGCCCGGTCGAACCCCGAGGTCGGCCAGGCCGTGTTGGCGCTTCGGGAGCCGAGCATGGGTCCGGTCTTCGGGATGAAGGGTGGGGCGGCCGGCGGCGGATACGCCCAGGTCGTGCCGATGGAGGACATCAACCTCCACTTCACCGGCGACTTCGCGGCCATCGCAGCGGCGAACAACCTCGCCGCGACCATGCTCGACAACCACATCCACTTCGGCAACAGCCTCGACGTCGACCCGCGGCGCATCCACCTCCGCCGGGTCGTCGACCTCAACGACCGCGCGCTGCGGGGAGTCGTCGTCGGACTCGGCGGACTCAACGGGGGAGTGCCCCGCGAGGATGCATTCGACATCGTCGTCGCCAGCGAGGTCATGGCCGTGTTCTGTCTGGCCACCTCGTTGGCTGACCTCAAGGAACGCCTGGGACGGATCGTGCTCGCCCACAGTAGGGGGCGGGAACCGATCACCGTCGCCGACATCGGGGCAGCGGGGGCGATGACTGCGCTGCTGCGCAACGCTCTGGCACCGAACCTCGTGCAGACCTTGGAACATTCGCCGGCCTTCATCCACGGCGGACCGTTCGCGAACATCGCCCACGGCTGCAACAGCCTGCTGGCCACCAAGGCCGGGCTGGCGCTGGGGGACTGGGTCGTCACGGAAGCCGGGTTCGGTGCCGACCTCGGGGCCGAGAAGTTCCTCGACATCAAGTGCCGCACCGCTGGAATCTGGCCGTCTGCCGTGGTCGTCGTCGCGACGCTGCGAGCTCTGAAATACCACGGGGGAGTCGACGTCGCCGACGTGAACTCTCCTGACGTATCGGCGGTGCTCGAGGGGATGAGCAATCTTGAGCTGCACTGTCGGAACCTGCGCGAGATCTACGGACTGACGCCCGTCGTGTGCTTCAACCGGTTCCCCACGGACACCGACGAGGAGATGGCCGCTGCGATCAGCCATTTGGATGGTCTTGGGATTGCGGCCGTGGAGTCCACGCACTGGGCCGATGGCGGCAAGGGTGCGCTGGCGCTGGCCGAAGCGGTCGTCGAGGCTGCGGGCGGGGCTGGTGCTGGGGCTGGGGCTTCTGCGTCGAACGGCGGCGACGCCGAGTTCCGGACGATTCGTGATGAAGATCGAGGCGAAGGGCCGCACGATTCGTCCGGAACTCGCCCGCCACGTGAGGATCCGGCCGCCTCGGCGAGGTACTCGTACGAACTCGACCAGCCCCTGGAGGACAAGATCCGCACGATCGCGCAGCGGATCTACCAAGCCAAGGACGTCGACCTGCCGGCGAAGGTGAAACGGAAGCTCAAGCAGTTCACCGAGGAGGGCAACGGGGACGCACCCGTGTGCATCGCGAAGACCCAGTACTCGCTGTCGACGGACGCGAGCCTGCGCGGGGCGCCGACCGACCACATCATCGAGGTCAAGGACGTGCGGCTGTCGGCCGGCGCCGGGTTCATCGTCGTCATCGCCGGTGACATCATGACGATGCCGGGCCTGCCGCGCGAACCCTCAGCGCTGAAGATCGACGTCACCGAGGACGGCAACATCACCGGCCTCTTCTGA
- a CDS encoding FAD-dependent oxidoreductase, with product MTHHIVIGAGLAGAAAAYSLTARGEDVTVLERHTPANDRGSSHGSARIFRYAYPDRLYTELVVRARELWDDLETKSETELITRTGALDFGDARHTDLLAKIFEAVGVEYEILDPARAAERWPQFVFDTDVLWHPDAGVIDAETTVTTMLDRAMDTGRARILTDWTVTEVARRSAGGFRVTSATGEVVEGDRVIVAAGGWLPALLGDLGLPQAFLDALPRFEVRQEQAFHMPYRDAGADGRPSTPWPTFIHKSGEIFTYGLPGGRDAGYAGQKFAQFNGGKVIGSALDQDGQITEDMRTRMIDYAKRNLPGLIPEPYAETTCLFTNTPTEDFVIDEVDGLVLVSACSGHGAKFAPLLGEFAADLATGAGEVPDRFQVGVSAR from the coding sequence ATGACCCACCACATCGTCATCGGAGCGGGCTTGGCCGGTGCCGCAGCCGCATATTCCCTGACCGCGCGCGGCGAGGACGTCACCGTGCTCGAACGGCACACTCCGGCCAACGACCGAGGCAGCTCTCACGGTTCGGCCCGCATCTTCCGGTATGCCTACCCGGATCGCCTCTACACCGAACTTGTTGTACGCGCCCGGGAACTGTGGGATGACCTTGAGACGAAGTCGGAGACCGAGCTCATCACTCGAACGGGAGCGCTCGACTTCGGCGATGCCCGGCACACGGATCTGCTCGCGAAGATCTTCGAGGCAGTCGGAGTCGAGTACGAGATCCTCGATCCGGCACGAGCCGCCGAACGGTGGCCGCAGTTCGTCTTCGACACCGACGTCCTGTGGCACCCCGATGCCGGCGTCATCGACGCCGAGACCACGGTGACGACCATGCTCGACCGTGCGATGGACACTGGGCGGGCCCGGATCCTCACCGATTGGACGGTCACCGAGGTGGCCAGACGGTCCGCGGGCGGCTTCCGTGTCACCTCGGCGACAGGCGAAGTCGTCGAGGGCGACCGTGTCATCGTCGCGGCGGGCGGGTGGCTGCCCGCCCTCCTCGGCGATCTTGGTCTTCCGCAGGCGTTCCTCGATGCGCTGCCGCGATTCGAAGTGCGGCAGGAGCAGGCCTTCCACATGCCCTACCGCGACGCCGGAGCGGACGGGCGGCCGAGTACACCCTGGCCGACGTTCATCCACAAATCCGGTGAGATATTCACCTACGGACTTCCCGGCGGTCGGGATGCCGGTTATGCGGGGCAGAAGTTCGCCCAGTTCAACGGTGGGAAGGTGATCGGATCGGCGCTTGACCAGGACGGACAGATCACCGAGGACATGCGGACCCGGATGATCGACTATGCGAAGCGGAATCTGCCGGGACTCATTCCGGAGCCGTACGCGGAGACCACGTGCCTGTTCACGAACACGCCGACCGAGGACTTTGTCATCGACGAGGTCGACGGTCTCGTTCTTGTCTCGGCCTGTTCGGGGCACGGGGCGAAGTTCGCGCCGCTGCTCGGAGAGTTCGCAGCCGACCTCGCCACGGGCGCCGGTGAAGTGCCGGACCGATTCCAGGTGGGCGTTTCTGCTCGGTGA
- a CDS encoding class I SAM-dependent methyltransferase, with product MRAFDELVTEAQSADVTGWGFDWLDGRATEERPPWTYSTLLARRLSTATAALDIDTGGGEVIDEAPVLPPRMAVTESHRPNIAVARHRLGPRGVDVVEADPHRLPFANGSFDLVTSRHPVDPAWSEIARVLVPGGTYLAQHVGPASAFELIEFFLGPLPESRRSRHPQTESDAAEAAGLTVETLRTARCRMEFFDVGAIVWILRKCPWWVPDFTVADYLPQLRELDSRMRRGEPFVAHSTRHLIIASTR from the coding sequence ATGCGCGCATTCGACGAGCTCGTCACCGAAGCACAATCCGCCGATGTCACCGGCTGGGGATTCGACTGGCTCGACGGACGCGCCACCGAGGAGCGACCACCGTGGACCTACTCGACGCTGCTGGCCAGGCGCCTGTCGACGGCGACCGCGGCCCTCGACATCGACACTGGCGGCGGTGAGGTCATCGACGAGGCACCCGTGCTGCCGCCGCGCATGGCCGTGACCGAATCACACCGCCCCAACATCGCCGTGGCCCGCCATCGGCTCGGCCCGCGAGGTGTCGATGTCGTCGAGGCCGACCCGCACAGGTTGCCGTTCGCCAACGGCAGCTTCGACCTCGTCACCTCCCGACACCCCGTGGATCCCGCGTGGTCGGAGATCGCCCGCGTGCTCGTCCCCGGCGGCACCTACCTCGCCCAGCACGTCGGCCCGGCCTCGGCCTTCGAGCTCATCGAGTTCTTCCTCGGACCGCTGCCGGAAAGTCGTCGCTCACGGCACCCGCAGACCGAATCCGACGCCGCCGAGGCGGCCGGGCTCACGGTCGAAACGCTGCGCACCGCACGCTGCCGCATGGAGTTCTTCGACGTCGGCGCGATCGTCTGGATCCTGCGCAAGTGCCCGTGGTGGGTACCCGATTTCACGGTCGCCGACTACCTGCCACAGCTGCGCGAACTCGACTCGCGGATGCGCAGGGGCGAGCCCTTCGTCGCGCATTCGACCCGGCACCTCATCATCGCGTCAACGCGCTGA
- a CDS encoding antibiotic biosynthesis monooxygenase produces the protein MSQHSAVTVSIARTVRPDNHRRFNAWVQAGQELARERDGYLGSGWVRTSPDSNEWHVLYRFSDAKSLRAWDESADRRWWIESAAEIVETTRVEHRTGIEGWFEPHGEESVTIPETVVPPRWKQAVSIFLPFFPLSLLSTFLLMPHLESWPKVLAVLLNICILTPLMTYIFLPVSTRLLRPWLQRPR, from the coding sequence ATGTCTCAGCACTCTGCCGTCACTGTCTCGATCGCCCGAACCGTCCGCCCCGACAACCACCGGCGCTTCAACGCCTGGGTGCAGGCGGGCCAGGAGCTGGCCCGCGAACGTGACGGATATCTGGGGTCGGGATGGGTGCGAACCTCGCCGGACTCGAACGAATGGCACGTGCTCTACCGGTTCTCCGATGCGAAGTCGCTGCGGGCGTGGGACGAGTCCGCGGATCGTCGGTGGTGGATCGAAAGCGCGGCTGAGATCGTCGAGACCACACGGGTGGAGCATCGAACCGGCATCGAGGGCTGGTTCGAACCGCACGGGGAGGAGTCCGTCACCATCCCGGAGACGGTCGTCCCGCCGAGGTGGAAACAGGCCGTGAGCATCTTCCTGCCGTTCTTCCCGCTCAGTCTGCTCTCGACGTTCCTCCTCATGCCTCACCTGGAGAGCTGGCCGAAGGTCCTCGCCGTGCTCCTCAACATCTGCATTCTCACACCGCTGATGACCTACATCTTCCTGCCGGTGAGCACGCGCCTGCTGCGCCCCTGGCTGCAGCGACCCCGCTGA
- a CDS encoding CueP family metal-binding protein: MRTTQFVLGATALALALTGCSAPGQESGSSTASGESAAVQPGSAESLLADLDLADEDVTGVIDHLDRLPVDERPTDLMASVQPDELVLTDGQHEATMALPEGKSYVSIAPFVDETHDCFYHSLTTCLGELSGKDVDVVITDSATGKTVVDDSTTTFDNGFVGFWVPSDITGTIEITAEGKTGTTEFSTRSDGPTCVTDLELQ, translated from the coding sequence ATGAGAACGACGCAATTCGTGTTGGGTGCGACGGCCCTGGCTCTAGCGCTGACCGGGTGTTCGGCTCCAGGGCAGGAAAGCGGGTCATCCACTGCATCGGGAGAGTCCGCGGCGGTGCAGCCGGGTTCGGCCGAATCGCTGCTTGCGGATCTCGATCTGGCCGACGAAGACGTCACCGGAGTCATCGATCATCTCGATCGCCTGCCTGTCGACGAGAGGCCCACCGACCTCATGGCCTCGGTGCAGCCGGACGAGCTCGTCCTCACCGACGGGCAGCACGAGGCGACGATGGCACTGCCGGAAGGGAAGAGCTATGTGTCCATCGCTCCCTTCGTCGATGAGACGCACGACTGCTTCTACCACAGCCTCACGACCTGTCTCGGTGAGTTGAGCGGGAAGGACGTCGACGTGGTGATCACCGACTCGGCGACAGGCAAAACAGTGGTGGATGACTCGACGACGACCTTCGACAACGGTTTCGTGGGCTTCTGGGTGCCATCCGACATCACCGGTACCATCGAAATCACCGCCGAGGGCAAGACCGGAACGACCGAATTCTCGACGAGAAGCGATGGGCCCACCTGCGTGACCGACCTCGAATTGCAGTAG
- a CDS encoding alpha/beta hydrolase: MTTPTDRSPAIRTITDRITLSDGAEVATTTLEPSDRDNDQVRLGEVIICHGTPWSSHMWLPLARELARHSRVRLWDMPGYGESIPATSGESIPDPVGTSAQPTDDPLAEATLAVDLITQRRRLAELIDCWTISDPHVIAHDIGGAIALGAHLLEGSDFASLYLLDVVTLDPWGSPFFRLVAENEKVFATLPPRLHRALVREYIAGAAATTADQSPSSESRSNLSDDHIVDLSAPWCTNAGQPAFYRQIAALRPEHTAPIVDRLGEVRCPIRIGWGEDDPWIPVDQADRLAEALPHRPHVTRFPRAGHLVPFEAPHDLLADVTAWLDG, from the coding sequence ATGACGACGCCGACCGACCGCAGTCCCGCCATCCGCACCATCACTGACCGCATCACCCTCAGCGACGGCGCCGAGGTCGCCACCACGACACTCGAACCGAGCGACCGCGACAACGATCAGGTGCGCCTCGGCGAGGTCATCATCTGCCACGGAACCCCCTGGTCATCGCACATGTGGCTGCCACTCGCCCGCGAACTTGCCCGGCATAGTCGAGTCCGCCTCTGGGACATGCCCGGCTACGGCGAATCGATTCCCGCCACATCCGGCGAGTCGATCCCCGACCCGGTCGGAACGTCGGCACAGCCGACGGACGATCCCCTCGCCGAGGCGACCCTCGCCGTTGATCTCATCACCCAACGTCGTCGTCTGGCCGAGCTCATCGACTGCTGGACCATCTCGGATCCCCACGTCATCGCCCATGACATCGGCGGCGCCATCGCACTCGGCGCGCACCTGCTCGAAGGCAGTGATTTCGCGTCGCTGTATCTGCTCGATGTCGTCACCCTCGACCCATGGGGCTCACCGTTCTTCCGCCTCGTCGCCGAGAACGAAAAGGTCTTCGCCACCCTCCCACCTCGCCTCCATCGCGCACTGGTCCGCGAGTACATCGCAGGGGCGGCGGCCACGACAGCCGACCAATCTCCGTCGAGCGAAAGCCGTTCGAACCTCAGCGACGACCACATCGTCGACCTCAGTGCGCCGTGGTGCACCAACGCGGGTCAGCCCGCTTTCTACCGGCAGATCGCCGCGCTGCGTCCCGAGCACACGGCACCCATCGTCGACCGCCTCGGCGAAGTCCGCTGCCCGATCCGCATCGGATGGGGTGAGGACGATCCGTGGATTCCCGTCGACCAAGCCGATCGCCTCGCCGAGGCGCTTCCCCACCGTCCGCACGTGACCCGGTTCCCGCGCGCCGGGCACCTCGTCCCGTTCGAGGCACCGCACGACCTCCTCGCCGACGTGACCGCATGGCTCGACGGGTGA
- a CDS encoding DNA starvation/stationary phase protection protein — translation MTQSVTVPDPHGSEKTTRENAEHGFIASDALTKNLQTVLVDFIALSLTAKQAHWNIVGTNFRDLHLNLDELTDIARAGSDEIAERMRALHASPDGRPAVIAEQTGLPEFPNGEISTHDAIDHMVASIEATVASMRDCHDEVDSADPTTADIFHSYIAQLEQQAWFISAETRTPK, via the coding sequence ATGACACAGTCAGTGACAGTTCCCGACCCGCATGGCTCAGAGAAGACTACTCGCGAGAACGCCGAACACGGCTTCATCGCCTCCGACGCCCTGACCAAGAACCTTCAGACGGTTTTGGTCGACTTCATCGCCTTGAGCCTCACCGCCAAGCAGGCGCATTGGAATATCGTGGGCACGAACTTCCGTGACCTTCACCTCAACCTCGACGAGCTCACCGACATCGCCCGCGCGGGCAGCGATGAGATCGCCGAACGGATGCGTGCCCTTCATGCCTCCCCCGACGGTCGCCCCGCCGTGATCGCTGAACAAACCGGGCTACCGGAGTTCCCGAACGGCGAAATCAGCACCCACGACGCCATCGATCACATGGTCGCGTCGATCGAGGCGACCGTGGCTTCGATGCGTGACTGCCACGACGAAGTCGACTCGGCGGACCCGACGACCGCCGACATCTTCCACAGCTACATCGCGCAGCTTGAGCAGCAGGCCTGGTTCATCAGCGCAGAGACCCGCACACCCAAGTGA
- a CDS encoding MerR family transcriptional regulator codes for MRIGDAAAQLGTAAHVLRHWEDEGVVVPGRTASGHREYSAEHLSRCRIVLSCQGVGMSLAEIRAILHRGEAGRAEVIATRLSAIRAQRTSLDSAEKFLLHVRGCRHDLMTRCPECSDYAG; via the coding sequence ATGAGGATCGGGGATGCGGCAGCGCAGCTGGGAACGGCTGCGCATGTGCTCAGGCACTGGGAGGACGAAGGCGTCGTCGTGCCGGGCCGGACCGCGAGCGGGCACCGGGAGTATTCGGCCGAGCATCTGAGCCGGTGCCGGATCGTGTTGTCGTGTCAGGGTGTGGGCATGAGTCTTGCCGAGATCCGGGCGATCCTGCATCGCGGTGAGGCGGGGCGTGCGGAGGTGATTGCGACTCGCCTGTCGGCGATTCGGGCACAGCGGACATCGCTCGACTCAGCGGAGAAGTTCCTCCTCCACGTTCGCGGTTGTCGGCACGACCTCATGACCCGGTGTCCGGAGTGCTCGGACTATGCGGGGTGA
- the galE gene encoding UDP-glucose 4-epimerase GalE — protein MAVLVTGGAGYIGSHVVRLLTERGDDVLVVDDFSTGIDARVEGLPVVDLDLAAADAEERLVSAIREHSVDSIIHFAAKKQVGESVEEPVMYYRQNIGALTNILAAVEATGIESLVFSSSAATYGMPDVDMVPEDLDCRPINPYGQTKLIGEWMIDNQITASAMRGTTFNAVKLRYFNVAGAGWNDLADTAVMNLIPIVLGRLKGGKAPIIFGDDYDTPDGTCIRDYVHVRDLAEAHIAALDYMKAGGTTETVFNVGTGTGASVKEVIDTIAEVTGRDIVPDMGERRAGDPPALVADVTRISALLSWKAEFGLEEIVRSAVEAAGMLPEQE, from the coding sequence ATGGCAGTTCTGGTGACCGGAGGGGCAGGCTACATCGGTTCGCACGTGGTGCGGCTGCTCACCGAACGCGGAGACGATGTGCTCGTCGTCGACGACTTCTCCACCGGCATCGACGCTCGCGTCGAGGGCCTGCCCGTGGTCGACCTCGACCTGGCCGCAGCCGATGCCGAAGAGCGCCTGGTGTCCGCGATCAGGGAACACAGCGTCGATTCGATCATCCATTTCGCCGCGAAGAAGCAGGTCGGCGAGTCCGTCGAGGAACCGGTCATGTACTACCGGCAGAACATCGGCGCCCTGACGAACATCCTCGCCGCTGTCGAAGCGACCGGCATCGAATCGCTCGTCTTCTCCTCCTCGGCCGCGACCTACGGCATGCCCGATGTCGACATGGTGCCTGAGGATCTCGACTGCCGGCCCATCAATCCCTACGGTCAGACGAAGCTCATCGGCGAGTGGATGATCGACAACCAGATCACCGCCTCGGCCATGCGGGGGACGACGTTCAACGCCGTGAAGCTGCGCTACTTCAACGTCGCCGGCGCCGGCTGGAACGACCTCGCCGACACCGCCGTCATGAACCTCATCCCGATCGTGCTCGGACGGCTCAAGGGCGGCAAGGCGCCGATCATCTTCGGCGATGACTACGACACTCCCGACGGCACGTGCATCCGCGACTACGTCCACGTCAGAGACCTCGCCGAGGCACACATCGCGGCGTTGGATTACATGAAGGCCGGCGGCACCACGGAGACCGTGTTCAACGTCGGTACCGGAACCGGTGCCTCGGTGAAGGAAGTCATCGACACCATCGCCGAGGTGACCGGCCGTGACATCGTCCCCGACATGGGCGAGCGTCGTGCCGGTGACCCGCCGGCACTGGTCGCCGACGTCACCAGGATCTCGGCCCTGCTGAGCTGGAAGGCGGAGTTCGGTCTCGAGGAGATCGTCCGCAGCGCTGTCGAGGCCGCAGGGATGCTGCCCGAGCAGGAATGA
- a CDS encoding DUF3626 domain-containing protein, with the protein MNQPDPSAAAIDWVRARSAAGQGLPAEARVALHFHPGADASGTGVLASILDRGQYVSQFVTGTSNGGLTAFPGGDRWHWERRIFGGAYDQVDVQQRPIYGALDLDGDPYGPAPRFGPAYLRLRPEVLARASFAYPDSTFGPELFGVADRMGLIADFRRDESADDAAVAPGGGLCRDRLDHYIEAHVHGGVMVPGDVEALVVDPSFDDHAVLETADRCGLAVETHPGYVAEVAEIAAYPEYRGQDVVELAQRIAEVLGNSAQLRPIHVARALREWNLDGQQLKKVWHCLARFGRTW; encoded by the coding sequence ATGAACCAGCCGGACCCATCCGCCGCAGCGATCGACTGGGTCCGAGCTCGCTCCGCAGCGGGACAGGGCCTGCCGGCCGAGGCGCGTGTGGCACTGCATTTCCATCCCGGTGCCGATGCTTCGGGGACCGGAGTCCTGGCATCGATCCTTGATCGTGGGCAGTACGTGTCCCAATTCGTCACTGGCACGAGCAATGGGGGCCTGACCGCTTTTCCCGGTGGTGACCGATGGCATTGGGAGCGGCGGATATTCGGCGGAGCCTATGACCAAGTGGACGTGCAGCAACGACCGATCTATGGGGCCCTTGACCTCGACGGCGACCCCTATGGGCCGGCACCGCGGTTCGGGCCGGCCTACCTGAGGCTTCGCCCGGAGGTCCTTGCGCGAGCGTCGTTCGCCTACCCGGACAGCACCTTCGGTCCGGAGCTCTTCGGGGTTGCTGACCGCATGGGACTCATTGCCGACTTTCGTCGCGACGAGTCGGCAGACGACGCGGCCGTTGCGCCCGGAGGTGGTCTGTGTCGCGACCGTCTCGATCACTACATCGAGGCTCATGTCCACGGTGGGGTGATGGTACCCGGAGACGTTGAGGCACTAGTCGTCGATCCCAGCTTCGACGATCATGCGGTGCTGGAGACGGCGGACCGCTGCGGTCTCGCCGTCGAGACTCATCCGGGCTATGTCGCCGAGGTTGCCGAAATCGCCGCGTATCCGGAGTATCGGGGTCAGGACGTGGTCGAGCTCGCACAGCGGATCGCCGAGGTTCTGGGGAACTCAGCGCAGCTGAGACCCATCCATGTCGCACGCGCCCTCCGCGAGTGGAACCTCGATGGGCAGCAGCTGAAGAAGGTCTGGCACTGCCTCGCGCGATTCGGACGGACCTGGTGA
- a CDS encoding YdhK family protein, giving the protein MKKLTPTIRFTAVAAALGLALAGCSTANDDTRESGGEDSHGNHESASNEAGGADHEDTDSSESGHESGGHEGHAADGGDPPEGITKAADPKFDVGDTVVLSADHMPGMKGAEAEVSGAFDTTTYSISYTPTDGGDPVEDHKWVVHEELEDPGKAPLKKGAKATVTADHMPGMKGAEATIDSATDETVYMVDVKTDEMEMTNHKWVVESEMKPVE; this is encoded by the coding sequence ATGAAGAAGCTCACTCCGACCATTCGATTCACTGCAGTCGCCGCAGCACTCGGACTGGCACTGGCGGGTTGCTCAACCGCGAATGACGACACCCGAGAATCCGGCGGCGAGGACTCCCACGGCAATCACGAATCCGCCTCGAATGAAGCAGGCGGGGCCGACCACGAAGATACGGACAGCAGCGAATCCGGACACGAATCGGGCGGACATGAAGGACACGCTGCCGACGGCGGCGACCCACCGGAGGGAATCACGAAGGCCGCCGACCCGAAGTTCGACGTCGGTGACACAGTCGTCCTCTCCGCCGACCACATGCCGGGCATGAAGGGCGCCGAGGCAGAAGTCTCCGGCGCGTTCGACACGACAACGTATTCGATCAGCTACACGCCGACCGATGGCGGAGACCCGGTCGAGGATCACAAGTGGGTCGTCCACGAAGAGCTTGAGGATCCGGGCAAAGCGCCACTGAAGAAGGGCGCGAAAGCCACCGTCACCGCCGACCATATGCCCGGAATGAAGGGCGCCGAGGCGACCATCGACTCCGCGACCGACGAGACCGTCTACATGGTCGACGTAAAGACAGATGAGATGGAGATGACGAACCACAAATGGGTCGTCGAAAGCGAGATGAAACCCGTGGAGTGA